In Thermodesulfovibrio aggregans, the following proteins share a genomic window:
- the era gene encoding GTPase Era, whose protein sequence is MKCGYVALIGKPNVGKSTLLNSVIGEKIAIVTEKPQTTRNRIIGIKNLPDAQIIFVDTPGIHKPRHKLGEFMVKEAHQAMDMVDLIVFMVEPQSPSEGEFSIIEKLKKINKPVILAINKIDTVSKQSLLPLIDSYKDLYSFKEIIPISALKNDGVERLIERVIYYIPESPKLYPEDMLTDQAERFLVSEFIREKVMKYTYDEIPYSVAVEIENWEESEKLLRIGANIYVEREGQKIIIIGKKGERLKKIAQEARLEIERFLQTKVFLEVWVKVRKKWRQRDMLLKSLGY, encoded by the coding sequence ATGAAGTGTGGATATGTGGCATTAATTGGGAAACCAAATGTAGGCAAATCAACACTTCTTAATTCAGTAATTGGAGAGAAAATCGCCATTGTAACTGAAAAGCCTCAAACAACAAGAAATAGAATTATTGGCATAAAAAATTTGCCTGATGCTCAGATTATTTTTGTTGATACACCAGGGATTCATAAACCAAGACATAAACTTGGTGAATTCATGGTTAAAGAAGCTCATCAGGCAATGGATATGGTTGACTTAATAGTTTTCATGGTAGAGCCTCAATCTCCATCAGAGGGTGAATTTTCAATTATTGAAAAACTAAAAAAAATCAACAAACCTGTTATTCTTGCCATTAATAAAATTGACACAGTTTCAAAACAAAGTCTTCTTCCATTAATAGACAGTTATAAAGATTTATATTCCTTCAAGGAGATAATTCCAATTTCTGCCCTTAAAAATGACGGAGTTGAACGACTGATTGAAAGAGTCATCTATTATATTCCGGAATCTCCAAAGCTTTATCCAGAGGATATGCTCACAGATCAGGCAGAAAGATTTTTGGTGAGCGAGTTTATAAGGGAAAAAGTTATGAAATACACCTATGATGAGATTCCCTATTCTGTAGCTGTAGAAATAGAAAATTGGGAAGAGAGTGAAAAACTGCTTAGAATCGGGGCAAATATTTATGTTGAAAGAGAAGGTCAGAAAATTATTATAATAGGAAAAAAGGGCGAAAGACTGAAAAAGATAGCACAAGAGGCAAGGCTTGAGATTGAAAGATTTCTTCAGACAAAAGTTTTCCTTGAGGTATGGGTAAAGGTTAGAAAAAAGTGGAGACAAAGAGATATGTTATTAAAATCATTGGGGTATTAA
- a CDS encoding pyridoxal phosphate-dependent aminotransferase has translation MIAERAKKVKPSPTLAVDSKAKELKAKGFDVVNFGVGEPDFDTPEHIKEAAIKAIRDGFTKYTPVGGIDELKEAIIEKLERDNGLKYGKENILVSCGAKHSLYNIAQALFGPGDEVIIPSPYWVSYPDQVLINDAQPVIVETKEENDFMVEPDALKEKITPRTKAIIINSPSNPTGFIYTKKALEEIAEIALKNNIYIISDEIYEKLIYDGEKHISIASLSEEVKERTIVVNGLSKSHAMTGWRIGYAAGPVEIIKTMTKIQSQSTSNPTSIAQKAAVAALKGPQDCVEKMRQEFEKRRDYLVKELNNIAGVSCRMPKGAFYVFPNVNKVLGKNGINSSMDLSIYLLEKAFVALVPGSAFGTEGYIRISYATSMENLAKGIERIRKSLEELR, from the coding sequence ATGATAGCGGAAAGGGCCAAAAAGGTTAAACCTTCACCTACACTTGCAGTTGATTCAAAAGCAAAGGAACTTAAAGCAAAAGGCTTTGATGTGGTAAATTTCGGAGTAGGAGAGCCAGACTTTGATACTCCTGAGCATATTAAGGAAGCTGCAATAAAGGCAATCAGAGATGGATTTACAAAATACACTCCTGTTGGTGGAATTGATGAACTTAAAGAGGCGATAATTGAAAAACTTGAAAGAGACAACGGATTAAAATACGGAAAAGAAAATATTCTTGTATCCTGTGGAGCAAAGCACTCTCTCTATAACATTGCTCAGGCATTGTTTGGTCCGGGAGATGAGGTAATTATTCCTTCACCTTACTGGGTATCCTATCCTGATCAGGTACTCATAAATGATGCTCAACCAGTAATTGTAGAGACAAAAGAAGAAAATGATTTTATGGTTGAGCCAGATGCTCTAAAGGAAAAAATTACTCCACGAACCAAAGCAATTATAATTAACTCACCGTCAAATCCAACGGGATTTATCTACACCAAAAAAGCCCTTGAAGAAATTGCAGAGATCGCTTTAAAGAACAATATTTACATCATCTCCGATGAAATATATGAGAAACTCATCTACGATGGTGAAAAACACATAAGTATTGCATCCTTAAGTGAAGAAGTTAAGGAAAGAACCATTGTTGTAAATGGTTTAAGTAAATCCCATGCAATGACCGGCTGGAGAATTGGATATGCAGCAGGACCCGTAGAGATAATCAAAACCATGACAAAAATTCAGAGCCAGTCAACCTCAAATCCAACATCAATTGCTCAAAAAGCAGCTGTGGCAGCATTGAAAGGACCTCAGGACTGTGTGGAAAAGATGCGTCAGGAGTTTGAAAAAAGAAGAGACTATCTTGTGAAAGAGTTAAACAATATCGCAGGAGTTTCCTGCAGGATGCCTAAAGGTGCTTTCTATGTTTTTCCTAACGTAAACAAAGTACTTGGGAAAAATGGAATAAATTCATCTATGGACCTAAGCATCTACCTTCTTGAAAAAGCTTTTGTAGCTCTGGTTCCTGGCTCTGCCTTTGGGACTGAAGGATATATAAGAATATCTTATGCAACAAGTATGGAAAATTTAGCAAAGGGCATTGAAAGAATTCGTAAATCACTGGAAGAACTCAGATGA